The Henckelia pumila isolate YLH828 unplaced genomic scaffold, ASM3356847v2 CTG_461:::fragment_3, whole genome shotgun sequence genome window below encodes:
- the LOC140871613 gene encoding very-long-chain 3-oxoacyl-CoA reductase-like protein At1g24470, with product MPGQKMASIPNCIDHLKTQPAWIIFLSSLALFSVFNKCMLILQWVFRAFIRSPKDLKTYGSWALVTGSTDGIGLAFAFKLAEKGLNLLLVSRNPHRLERISGEIQAKYPEIQVKILDLEFSSDSAVSRVDGALTEMIQGLDIGVLINNVGITYPGAMYFHEVGENIWMNLVKVNVLGTTHVTKAVIRGMIRRGRGAIVNIGSGAAIVVPSHPLYAIYAASKAYVDQLSRSLYLEYKHCGIDIQCQVPLYVSTKMASRVAFVENPSVFIPTAQQYVEAAIRYIGYESRCTPYWAHYIQWCFASVVPDSLLDTWRLSIGRRRRRVT from the exons ATGCCTGGCCAAAAAATGGCTTCAATCCCAAACTGCATCGATCACCTAAAAACACAGCCCGCCTGGATCATCTTCCTCTCGTCTCTAGCTCTCTTCTCCGTCTTCAACAAGTGCATGCTGATCCTCCAATGGGTTTTCCGAGCCTTCATCAGATCACCAAAAGACCTGAAAACCTACGGCTCCTGGGCTCTGGTCACCGGCTCCACCGACGGAATCGGCTTGGCTTTTGCTTTCAAACTCGCGGAGAAGGGCCTGAACTTGTTGCTCGTCAGCAGGAATCCCCACAGGTTGGAACGTATTTCCGGCGAAATCCAGGCCAAGTACCCCGAGATCCAGGTCAAGATTCTGGACCTGGAATTCTCTTCAGATTCAGCCGTCTCCAG GGTGGATGGAGCGCTGACAGAGATGATACAGGGCCTGGATATCGGGGTTTTGATCAACAATGTGGGGATTACCTATCCAGGAGCGATGTATTTTCACGAGGTGGGGGAGAATATTTGGATGAATTTGGTGAAGGTGAATGTTTTGGGCACAACCCATGTGACGAAAGCTGTGATACGAGGAATGATCCGCCGGGGGAGAGGCGCCATTGTTAATATTGGGTCAGGTGCCGCCATTGTTGTACCTTCGCATCCTCTTTATGCAATCTATGCTGCCTCCAAAGC GTACGTAGATCAGTTGTCCAGAAGCTTATACTTGGAATACAAGCATTGTGGAATTGACATTCAGTGCCAG gTTCCATTATATGTGTCAACCAAAATGGCATCAAGAGTTGCATTTGTGGAAAATCCATCGGTATTTATACCAACTGCACAGCAATATGTGGAAGCAGCGATCAGGTACATAGGGTACGAATCCAGGTGCACCCCTTATTGGGCGCATTACATCCAATGGTGTTTTGCCTCCGTCGTGCCGGATTCTCTTCTCGACACTTGGCGTCTTTCGATTGGGAGACGAAGACGGCGTGTTACTTGA